The Bifidobacterium animalis subsp. animalis ATCC 25527 genomic interval TCGCACGTGTGCGCGCATTGCTGCGTCGCGTGGACCGGGCCAAGGTGATCGCACATAAGAGCGAGAATGATCGCATCCTCGATTTCGGCACGTTGGTCATCGATCCGGCCAAACGCCATGTGACACTCGATGGCAAGCAAGTGCATCTGACTCCCACCGAGTTCGACCTGCTCACCACACTCGCCAAACAGCCGCATTCCGTGCTCACGCGCGAACAGCTGCTCGAAGAGGTGTGGGATTGGGTTGACGCCTCCGGCACCCGCACCGTCGATTCTCATGTGAAGGCGCTGCGTCATAAGCTCGGCGCCTCCACGATTCGCACCGTGCATGGTGTGGGGTACGCCTTCGAACCGCCAGAAGCGTAAGGCTCATGACGGACGAGGCATACAACCGCCGAATGAGGCGCTCGCAGCATCGTAGGGATGCCAAGCGGCGCCTCGTTCGCTACTGTTCCACACTCAAGGTGGAGATCACGGTGCTCATTGTGGTCGCCACCGTGGGCGCCTTCCTGCTGGCATGGGTGTTTTCGAAGACCAGAATCAACGATTGGCTGGCGCTGCCCATCACCCTCATCGCCATTCTGGTGTTCACCTACGCGACGTCGCGGCATCTGACCGATCCTTTGGGCCAGATGCGCGATGCCGCCGAGCGTCTCTCCGACGGAGACTACACGGCACGTGTTCCCGACTTCTCGAACAAGCACGATGAAGTGGGGCAACTTGCCCGCGCCTTCAACGACATGGCCGAGGAACTGCAGCATGAGGACCAGCTGCGGCGCGACATGATCGCGAATGTGGCGCATGAGCTGCGCACACCCGTCTCCGCACTGCAGGCGATGGTGGAGAACATGGCAGACGGCGTGGTGGAGCCGAACGAGAAGAATATGGAGAACATTCTCGCCCAGACCCACCGACTCACCGACCTGATCTCCTTCCTGCTCGATCTATCGCGCATCGAGGCCGGTTCCTCGAGCCTCGACATCGAGGAGTTCAACTTCGCGGATTTCATCGACGAAACGATTGCCCCCTTGAAGCTCCTTGACAGCAGTCGCGGGCATGACATCGAGATGCACATTCCCTCGAACATCGTAATGGAGGGCGATGTGGACCGCCTACGTCAGCTGTTCACGAACATCATCGCCAACGCGCTCAAGCATTCCCTCGACGACGCCAGTGTGCTCGTCGAGGCGCATGTGGACGATTCGCGTGATACGGTGGTGACGCACATCGTCAACTTCGGTTCCCAGATTCCTGAAGATGTGCGCCACAAGATCTTCCAGCGCTTCGTCAAGGGCATCACCACACGCGGTAGTGAATCCGGCGGCACCGGTCTTGGACTGTCGATTGCGAAATGGGCTGCCACGTTGCATGGTGGTTCCATCCATGTGGTTGACGATTCGAGAGGCGTCGATTTCGAGATCGTGCTGCCGCTGCATCCCGACGTCGAGGACACAAGGTCTCGTAACTAGTCGGTGTCCCAGAGGGCAAGTCTACGGCTTCCCTCACCATCTCCTTCTACGGCTTCCCGCTCCTCGTGGTCGGGAAGCCGTTCCTATGCCGTCAGGCAACCATGTACCCGTGTTTCGAGGGGGTATAGGCCAGTGCCAGTGCGGTGAACACCGTATATCCATGTTCGGTGAGCACGGTGGCACATCGATTGATCGTGGCGCCGGTGGTCACGATGTCATCGATCAGGATCACCGTGCGGCAGGCTTCCGTCTCCTCGGCGTGGATGGCACGTTCATTGATGCAGATCGTCCGTCGCGCACGTTGCGCGCGTTGGTCGGCGCCGTTCGTCTCGACTGATTTGCTATTGGCGCGTACGATGAGCAGCGGCACGACCGCTGCCCGTACACCCCGTGCGTTGGCGTGTGCACACAGTGCCTTGGCCAGTGGCGCCAGCTGACTACGACCTCGCGCATGCAGTGAGGAGGCGGAGGACGGTGCGGAGACAATCAGCACTTCACGGGGAATGACCGCATCCGGAGAGTGCTCGCCCACTCGCCCGCAGCCTGCAAGCAAATCATCGAACAATCGGTTGAGGGTCGCGATGAACACCGCATCGCATTCCTCGTCACCGTGATCCTTCCAGTTGAGAATCGCATTACGCACCACGCCACGGTAGAGCGCGCAGGCGAATCCCGACCGCAGCACACCGGCACGCAGCCGGAACGGTATGCAGTGATGGAATTGTGCCTCGCATCGGCCGCAAAGCACTGCATCTGGTGTATCGCACCCTGCACATCCGCGTGGGAACAGCAGATACCCCAGCTCCCTGAGCAATCCTGCGGTGGCCGCACACCGTTCCCGAACGAACGATGCACCCATACCGCACTCCTCACGCCTGCCGACTACCGTGAATTCCTGTTATACCAGTCGATGATGCGGTTGCAAAGCTGCAGGGTGTCTTCCGGACCGGTGACCCGAATGGCGATCGTTCCGGCCAAAGCCGCCGGATAGTCATTGCCATCGGGATCCATGCGATCTCCGACAAAGGCGATCTGTCCGACCGTCACACCGAGCATGCCGGCGAGCTTGCGCACGGCGTATGCCTTATCGACGCCCCTGTTTGAAATGTCGACGCTGGTGGAGCCTCCCGAACGCACTGCGAGATGGGGCACGTCTTTCTGCACGGCTTCGGCGAGCCGGTTCTTCTTCTCATTAGTGGGATCCCACGCCTCCTTGGCTTCCACGGGGGCCTGCTGCCCGAGGGCCGAGAAGGTGATCTGGCTGCCTCGGTCTTCAATGCGAGGCCCCCAGGTATGCGACTGCCAAATGCCGAGCTCACGAGCGTGGCGTTCCAGTGATTCAATGACCAGTTTACGGTCCTCGTCACTCAGGTTGTGCTCGTACACCTCCTGCCAATCGGCACCCTCGGGGTTCCAACGATAGTAGCGTGTACCGGATGTGGGCATGAGGTGCATATGTGAACGGTCGGATTCTTCGGAAAGCATATCGGTGACCTGCGAGCGCACGAGGTCGATGGTGCCTCCGGAGATGATGGCCACCGGCAGCAGGCGTGTCAGCTGCGACACCGCGTCAGCCATGGGCTTGTGCATCGGTTTCTTCGAGCGGGCGAGCGTGCCGTCGAGGTCGAAGGCCATCACCTTCATCGTGGCGCATAGCCGTTCGATGTCGACCTCGTTCGCCATGGCCATTGAGACTGACTGTGACATGTTCGCCTTACTCCTCGCGTTCTGTTCCACTAGAGTAATATACCAAAGACGGTGCGATGCCCTACAGTGGAACCATGATTCGCGCACCATGGGAAGAGAAGACGTACCGCAATCGCCACGGCAGGGGGATCCGCACTCCCCCATTCGGCCGGCGCCTACCGCGCTACCGCACGCGCAGCGGCATGTTCGACGACATGGCGATTGCCCAGATTCGCCGTCTCAACGATGCTTGGCCTCAGCTGCTGGCACCGTTGCAGTTCGCCGTCGAAGACGTTCCCCCCTCGTCACCGGCTCCTTGGGAGACGAATCCGAGGCTCAATTCTCAGGCATTTCCCGCTGCGCATGGCATTCCGGCCCGTGTGGTGCTCTACCGCATGCCATTGCAAAGCCATGCACGGTCCCGCATGGACCTGCAGCTCGCCATTCGCGATGAACTGGTGCTGCGCATAGCGGAACTCTACGGCCGCAGGCCGGAGGAAATCGACCCACAGTGGGGTATGTGACGACTCTAATGCACGATGGTGGCATCGTGCATGGCACGCACCGTCTGTTTGGCCACCTCGAGTCGGTCGGCGCCGATATAGGCCAACCCACTATGGTCTGATGAACTGACCTTGTCGCTGGTGAGGAACGCACCCCACACCACGTCATTCCCCTCGTAATCCGTGGAGAGTGCGACGGCATTCTTCGAGATGTCCGTCGGGCTGAACATCACCGCGGAATCGCCGTCCAAATGGATATCGCGGGTTCCAACCGACTCGCCATGCTCATCGTATGCCGTGAGCGACAACTCGATCGGCTTGGATGAGGCGTTGACCATGCTCACATGCGCCTGAACCCCGGAGGGGAGGGCCAAGGCGGATTGCGCGTAGGGACTTGCCGCATTCACGAAGGCGAAATCACGGGATCCGCCATCGGAAACGTCGATGCCGGCCGCAGCTTGGAAGTCAGCGTCACTTTCGATGAGCAGCCCCAAGGCATCGTCAGGGATGTCATTCAATTCCATGACGTTCACCACATTCGCCTTCATGGCTCGTTTCCCTGCGCTTTTGACACCGGATTGCGTGATCCACGACAGGTTGAGGGAAGCCGCTTGGGACGCGTATGCTCGTAGTGTCATCACATTGCGGGAATCCCCCATATTGACAATCTGTGTGGTGGAGGCAGGATTCAAGGGCAACGTGAAATCATTGCCATCAGGATCAAGTCCCTTCATCGAGACCGTTCGTATCACCGACGCCACCGGCGACTCCTGCGATACCAGATTCACTCGGAGAGCATCCTGATTAGGTGCCGCGGCTGCCAGATCCACGGTCCTCTGTTCGCCGGCGCCAACCACGACGCTGCTTTGCGTGGCCATCACAATCTGCCCGGGCTTCGTCCCCGTCATGGAAAGCTGCACAGTCGTCGACTTGTCTGTAGGATTCGCGATGAGCAGTTGCTGGGTGGTGCCCTCCTTCGTCCCTGAAATGAGGAAGCTCTGGTTCAATTGCATGTTGATGCATGTAGAGGCGGCCACACCGGCGATATCGCCATTGCTCGCCCAAGAGGCCATGGATCCACTCGCCCCTGTTCCTGCACTCGCTCCCAGCAGTCTCGTCTCGAACACCTGCGGGGCTTCGGCGGAATCGGATGACGCCACCACGACCGAATCCGCAGTGGAATCCGCATCATCCGACTGTGGTCCCTGCAACACCGTGGATTTCGAATCGTCGCCCAATGGGGAAACCTGTGCGTGGAAAATCGAACCGAAGGCCGCATACCGTGCACCCGAAGCCAGATCCCCCACGCTAGCTTGGAATTCCTTGTCTCCGTAAGTACCCGTATCCGCCAGCCCCATCTGCGCCGGACAATACTGGTCCATGACCTTCGGGCTCACTTCCTGCACCACCGAGGCATTAGCCGGATTGGCGTTGCCGAAACTCAGCTGCCGTCCGGGGATGAAGGCCATGACCAGTAGTGCGCCAGCCACCACGCATGCGGAAACCGTGGTGGCAGCGACTTTCGTCACCTTTGAATGCTTGGATGAACCGGACTCAAGGTGCTTGCTCATGCTTCCTCCTCGTTACTCGCATGGGTGCGTGGAATGGCGACGATGCAATACAGGAACACGATGGTTCCGAGGCACCACAACCATGCGATCCTCCATGGGTTGTGGCTCTGCTCCACAATACCGGCATCATCAATGTGCTGTTCAGCGGGTGGATTCAAGGTGAACCGGTAATAGGTTCCTTTTGCATTGCTCACCACGGACTGCACTCCAGAGCAGGAGGTGATGTTCGCCAGCAACTGCGCACTGGCTCGTCCGCTGACATCATGACCATCGGTGACCACATAGATGCCTCCAAACCCCAGATCCGAGAGCTGAACGATCGCATCATCGTCGTTCTGTGCCAGCAATTGGGCTCCTGCACGGGCTATCTTGGTTTGACCCGCACCATCAGCGAAACCTTCGACGGCTTCGCGGGCACGCTGCGCAGGCGATGAGTCGATGAGATCACCGCTACCTGTGCGCATCACCGCATACTCGATCGTGTCAGCGCCTGTGGCCTCCAACGCCAGAATGCGCCGGTTTGCATCTGCACGCAAATACTCCTGTGCGACCTGCGGCAGCGCATAGTCGCTTTGGCCTATGCCGTCACGGTAGGCAATCTGGTAGCCATAAAATATTCCGGCGAAGGATGTCAAGGCCAATACGAACGCCACTGCCGCACGACCTGCGATGCGCGCCGTCCCATTTGAAACATGCTCCACAACAAGACGGGTGAATTGCTTGGTGCCCGACCCTGCCAACACAGCAACATTGGCGATGATGCCACACAGCGCCATGGCGATTCCCGGCAGCACCGAGCCGGCGGCCAGGCCATATGGCTCTGCGGCGATCACCACTGCCGCAGAAACCATTGCCAGCAGCAGACCGCATAGAGAGACCGTCCACAGGATTCTACTTGCGCGGAACACCGAAGGACGCAGCAATGCGAGCACGGCAAGCATAATGATAAGGCATGCGGCAATGAACAGCGCCGCGTCACGGGCGCCATTCAGCGTGAGCCATGTGCCCCATTGCGTGGGAGGTACAATGCCGAAAGCCTGCCAGGTCAATTCGCTCAAGTTCATGAGACGGGGAGCACCGTTGACCTGCTCGACAGGCACCATGACATCGCCGAACAATTGGCGCATCATGCCATTGCCCGCATAGCGCACCGCATTCACCAAAGTGGGGGCGATGGCGAATGCAGACGGGAAGGGGATGAGCACCAGCATCATACGGTGCTGACGCACGAACACCAGAAAAGCCACGAACACGACGATGAGAGCGAGCAGTAATTGCGGCTCCGCCGCCACCGCCGGAATGAACATGAGCGCGGCGGCAGCGGCAGCCTGCACAGAAGCGCGGGGATTGACCGGCTGTTCGGTGCGGTACATGCCCACAGCCTTGAAACATAGGGCGAAAGCACCCGGCAGGAACACCATGACAGTCAGCATCGGAAGGTTCGCGCTGGAATACAGGCCCAGCGACAACGCCGTGGCGAACCACAGCAGGCCGCAGAACACACGAATCTCATCGGAACGCGTCACCACGCCCGCCAGTGCCCAGAAACTCAAGACGCATGCAGGAGCAGAGAGGAAGAAGATCGACGTCACCGCCGCAGCCACATGACCGCCGGTGAACACCGACGCCACCATGAGCACCAGAAGCCAGGGGGCGGGAGGCGCAGCCACACCGGTACCGGCACCGAAATTCCATGTGGTGGTGGCTGCCTCCATCAGCTGCCGGAATGTGGCATCAGTGGCCGGCAACTGATTGGAATACAGTGACCCGCCAGCGAATGCCGGACCGAACAATGGCCAATACATCACCATGAGACAGAGGAATGCCACTACGGAGGCAAGAAGGGCGTACGTCCAGCGACGTATGAGTCGGCGATGGAGATGGGACTGCGCCAATGGATCAAGCACCACGCCACCCTGTTCATCGGCAAACGCTTTGCTGCGCGCATTCCAGATCTTCAGTTGGGCCCTGTCTGCCACCAGATTTGACAGCTGGCTTCGGGATATGGTCTGAACCAGTTTGAGCCTATGTCGTGCCACCAATGCAGGCGGCACATTCAACAATGCCAGCACCGGCATACACAGCATGCACCACGCACGGTAAGGCTGTTTGCGAAACAGGAGTCTGAGCGCTTGGAATAGGAATGCAAACACACTGCCGACCCAAAGCAGAGGCCACCAGCCGGCTGTAACATCGGTGTACAGGTATTTCTGCTCGCCGCTCAACTGTGGCATCGATGTGTCGATGATCCTGCCGTCTGAGGTGGGCTGACCGTCATGGGTGCGAATGCCTTCGAACCTTGCACGTCGATGCGCGATACGGGCCGATGGAACGACCACCACGCGTTTGCCTGCTCGACATAGGCGCCGGCAGAAATCCGCCGATTCGTCGTAAGTGGTGAACCATGCATTGATGCCATGCACACTGCGCCATGTATTCACCGGAATCAGGGCGCCGGCGAGGGAGACCGCGAACATGTCACTGCGGGAGTCGTACTGTTCCTGATCGGGCTCACCGTCCACGACCAACGACACCACCTCATGGTGTGATGCATATTTGCCTACATCGTGCAGACGCACGGCATCCCAATCCAATTGTTTGCAGCCGATCAACGCGGCAGTCGGCGTATTCGTCCACGTGTCGAGCAGCTGTTCCAGGCAGATCGGGTCAGCGGGCCGTGAATCGTCGTGCAGCAGCCATAGGGTCTTCGCCGTCGTATCAATCTGCGCATTGCGCAGTACCTTCGCCACCGCATCGCCGAAGGAACGCGCCTGCGCCACCTTGAGCACCTGCACGTGCACTGTATGCTCCTGAGGAACACC includes:
- a CDS encoding response regulator transcription factor; the encoded protein is MAAPSNDNEERRTILVVEDEPTLATAIAQRLTNEGWTARVAGDGATAVKAADKLHPDLIIMDLMLPVMDGIEATKRIETQHPIPVLMLTARDDEADVVIGLGAGADDYMSKPFSMRELVARVRALLRRVDRAKVIAHKSENDRILDFGTLVIDPAKRHVTLDGKQVHLTPTEFDLLTTLAKQPHSVLTREQLLEEVWDWVDASGTRTVDSHVKALRHKLGASTIRTVHGVGYAFEPPEA
- a CDS encoding sensor histidine kinase encodes the protein MTDEAYNRRMRRSQHRRDAKRRLVRYCSTLKVEITVLIVVATVGAFLLAWVFSKTRINDWLALPITLIAILVFTYATSRHLTDPLGQMRDAAERLSDGDYTARVPDFSNKHDEVGQLARAFNDMAEELQHEDQLRRDMIANVAHELRTPVSALQAMVENMADGVVEPNEKNMENILAQTHRLTDLISFLLDLSRIEAGSSSLDIEEFNFADFIDETIAPLKLLDSSRGHDIEMHIPSNIVMEGDVDRLRQLFTNIIANALKHSLDDASVLVEAHVDDSRDTVVTHIVNFGSQIPEDVRHKIFQRFVKGITTRGSESGGTGLGLSIAKWAATLHGGSIHVVDDSRGVDFEIVLPLHPDVEDTRSRN
- a CDS encoding ComF family protein translates to MGASFVRERCAATAGLLRELGYLLFPRGCAGCDTPDAVLCGRCEAQFHHCIPFRLRAGVLRSGFACALYRGVVRNAILNWKDHGDEECDAVFIATLNRLFDDLLAGCGRVGEHSPDAVIPREVLIVSAPSSASSLHARGRSQLAPLAKALCAHANARGVRAAVVPLLIVRANSKSVETNGADQRAQRARRTICINERAIHAEETEACRTVILIDDIVTTGATINRCATVLTEHGYTVFTALALAYTPSKHGYMVA
- a CDS encoding HAD-IIB family hydrolase, translating into MSQSVSMAMANEVDIERLCATMKVMAFDLDGTLARSKKPMHKPMADAVSQLTRLLPVAIISGGTIDLVRSQVTDMLSEESDRSHMHLMPTSGTRYYRWNPEGADWQEVYEHNLSDEDRKLVIESLERHARELGIWQSHTWGPRIEDRGSQITFSALGQQAPVEAKEAWDPTNEKKNRLAEAVQKDVPHLAVRSGGSTSVDISNRGVDKAYAVRKLAGMLGVTVGQIAFVGDRMDPDGNDYPAALAGTIAIRVTGPEDTLQLCNRIIDWYNRNSR
- a CDS encoding metallopeptidase family protein, with protein sequence MPYSGTMIRAPWEEKTYRNRHGRGIRTPPFGRRLPRYRTRSGMFDDMAIAQIRRLNDAWPQLLAPLQFAVEDVPPSSPAPWETNPRLNSQAFPAAHGIPARVVLYRMPLQSHARSRMDLQLAIRDELVLRIAELYGRRPEEIDPQWGM
- a CDS encoding DUF5719 family protein gives rise to the protein MSKHLESGSSKHSKVTKVAATTVSACVVAGALLVMAFIPGRQLSFGNANPANASVVQEVSPKVMDQYCPAQMGLADTGTYGDKEFQASVGDLASGARYAAFGSIFHAQVSPLGDDSKSTVLQGPQSDDADSTADSVVVASSDSAEAPQVFETRLLGASAGTGASGSMASWASNGDIAGVAASTCINMQLNQSFLISGTKEGTTQQLLIANPTDKSTTVQLSMTGTKPGQIVMATQSSVVVGAGEQRTVDLAAAAPNQDALRVNLVSQESPVASVIRTVSMKGLDPDGNDFTLPLNPASTTQIVNMGDSRNVMTLRAYASQAASLNLSWITQSGVKSAGKRAMKANVVNVMELNDIPDDALGLLIESDADFQAAAGIDVSDGGSRDFAFVNAASPYAQSALALPSGVQAHVSMVNASSKPIELSLTAYDEHGESVGTRDIHLDGDSAVMFSPTDISKNAVALSTDYEGNDVVWGAFLTSDKVSSSDHSGLAYIGADRLEVAKQTVRAMHDATIVH
- a CDS encoding glycosyltransferase family 2 protein, producing MRLSGDSEIQQLISDTLAQRPYSHDQTVRDDVVAVITVESDMRFFPDTLAAVLRQSVLPSTIVIADCSGQTLQSVQTSFKVIPTQADALHGVPQEHTVHVQVLKVAQARSFGDAVAKVLRNAQIDTTAKTLWLLHDDSRPADPICLEQLLDTWTNTPTAALIGCKQLDWDAVRLHDVGKYASHHEVVSLVVDGEPDQEQYDSRSDMFAVSLAGALIPVNTWRSVHGINAWFTTYDESADFCRRLCRAGKRVVVVPSARIAHRRARFEGIRTHDGQPTSDGRIIDTSMPQLSGEQKYLYTDVTAGWWPLLWVGSVFAFLFQALRLLFRKQPYRAWCMLCMPVLALLNVPPALVARHRLKLVQTISRSQLSNLVADRAQLKIWNARSKAFADEQGGVVLDPLAQSHLHRRLIRRWTYALLASVVAFLCLMVMYWPLFGPAFAGGSLYSNQLPATDATFRQLMEAATTTWNFGAGTGVAAPPAPWLLVLMVASVFTGGHVAAAVTSIFFLSAPACVLSFWALAGVVTRSDEIRVFCGLLWFATALSLGLYSSANLPMLTVMVFLPGAFALCFKAVGMYRTEQPVNPRASVQAAAAAALMFIPAVAAEPQLLLALIVVFVAFLVFVRQHRMMLVLIPFPSAFAIAPTLVNAVRYAGNGMMRQLFGDVMVPVEQVNGAPRLMNLSELTWQAFGIVPPTQWGTWLTLNGARDAALFIAACLIIMLAVLALLRPSVFRASRILWTVSLCGLLLAMVSAAVVIAAEPYGLAAGSVLPGIAMALCGIIANVAVLAGSGTKQFTRLVVEHVSNGTARIAGRAAVAFVLALTSFAGIFYGYQIAYRDGIGQSDYALPQVAQEYLRADANRRILALEATGADTIEYAVMRTGSGDLIDSSPAQRAREAVEGFADGAGQTKIARAGAQLLAQNDDDAIVQLSDLGFGGIYVVTDGHDVSGRASAQLLANITSCSGVQSVVSNAKGTYYRFTLNPPAEQHIDDAGIVEQSHNPWRIAWLWCLGTIVFLYCIVAIPRTHASNEEEA